The Haloarcula sp. CBA1127 genomic interval GGCGGCGGCTGTCCGCGGCGGTGCGGTGATGCTCGTCCCAATCGTGTTCTGGCCGCAGACGTTCCACGCGTTTAGTTCGCTGATGGTCGGCCTCGTCGAACCGGGCGCACTCTCGTCGTACGCAGGCTCGTTCGACACGACTCGGCTCGTCATCGGGTCGGGCTACGGGCTCGCCCTGACGGCGCATATCGTGCTGGGATACGTGCGCGGCGGCGGCCGCTCCTGGCTCGTCGATGCCGGAGAATCGTTGCTCCTTGCGGTATTCTTCGCGTCTGTCCCGGTCCTCGTCGCCGTTGGCCTGTACTTCCCGTTCTGGTACTCCGCCCGACAGGTGGCGCGGACGGCGTCCGTCGAGACGGAGCCGGTCGGCGACGAGCGCTGGGACCTGCTCGGCGGCGCGGACCCCTCGACCGTTGCACTCCGCGCCTGGGTCGTCCTCATCGTCGGAGCGTTGGCCACCTTCGGCGTCCTCGTCGCCGTCTACTGGGCGTTCCCGAACCCGCTTGGAACGAGTGACCTGCTCCCCGGCGCGGTAGCGTTCTGGAGTATGTTTATCAGCATCGTTGCGCTCCCACACATCGTCGTCGGGTCACTTCTCGACCGGGACCGGGGTATCTGGTACGTGCCGTGACGCCCCACTCCCGAGGAGGACAACGACGCCGACCCGCGGATGACTAGCTTTCTGTAGCTGGCGGACACCCGGGACAGTATGTCCGAACTCCGCCCCGTCCCGGCGACCGACCGCGAAGCCTGCCAGCGGATACTCCAGTACGCGTTCGCGCCTGAAACGGGTCCGGTGATGCCGGACCCGGACGGTGACTGGCCCCCATCGTTATTCGACCAGCGAGGCCTCTATGAGGGCGACACTCTCCGAGCGGTCTGCAAGCTGTACTTTCTCGACACGACCGTTCGCGGCGCGGCGACGACGGTCGGTGGGCTCGGTGCGGTCGCGACACCACCCGAACACCGCGGACAGGGGCTCGCCGCCGACCTCTGTCGACACGCACTGTCTGCGTACCGCGAATCCGGTGTCGGGCTTGTCACCCTCTGGCCGTTTTCGACGCCGTTCTACCACCGTCTGGGCTGGGGGACGGCGAACACCTATCGCCGCTTCGACCTGCCGCCGTCGGCGCTCCCGGACGACGACACTGCCGGACAGATGGTCAGCCTTGACGCCGACGACTGGGAGCGGCTCCGCCGGGTCGAGACCGCTGCAGCCGCCGGGACGGCGCTCTCGCTCCGGCGCTCGGAAGCGTGGTGGCGCGAGCGGACTCTCGCCGACTGGGACGACGACGGCGTCCCGTACTGCTACGGCTACGAACGCGACGGTGAACTTCAGGGGTACGTCGTGTACACCGTCGCGGACGATGCTAATAACACGCTCTCGGTTTCGAATTTCGCGGCTGTCGACGAGGAAGCCCGCCGCGCGCTGTTCGCGTTTCTCGGGAGTCACGGCGCACAGATCGAGCGCGTCACACTCCAGTTGCCACCTGACGCTGACCTCCTCCATCGCGTCGACGACCCCGGCGCGGTCGACTGCACGGTCGAGGCCGGACCGATGGTTCGGCTCACCGACGTGGGCCACCTCGAACGCCTCGACTGGCCCGGGGGCGACCTCGACTGTACGCTCTCGGTCAGCGACCCGCTGCTTGATCACAACGACGGCCTGTTCCGGCTGTCAGTGAGCGGCGGCACTGCGACGGTCGACCCGCTTCCAGCCAGCGACTCGGAAGCCGATGTGGCTGTCGACATCGCGACGCTCTCCCAACTGACCGTCGGGACCCATGGCGTCGACGCCGCTGCACGGTTGGCCGGGCTGGAGATACTCGATGACTCGGTCCGCGATCCGCTCACGGACGTTTTCAAGCCCGAATCCGTCTATCTGGGCGAGTTCTTCTGACCGTCACTCACTCGGCCGACAGCGAGTCGTCAGCGTCGCCCTTGCTTATCTCGACCGTCGAGATTCGGGTGCCGTCGACGCTCGTCACCTCAAACACGTGTCCGGCCGCTTCGGCGGTGTCACCGACCTCCGGAGCGCGGTCGAGCTGACTCAGCACCAGCCCACCGATGGTTTCGACGGCGTCCCTGTCGAGGTCGACACCGAGCGCCTCGCCCGCTGTCGACAGTGGCACGCCGCCGTCGGCGTCGTAGCTCCCGTCGCTTTGCTTACGGATGGCGTGTTCGCGACCGTCAACGTCGAACTCGTCGCGCAGGTCGCCGACGACGGCCTCGACCACATCTTCGATTGTCGCGATCCCCTCCAGCGACCCCCATTCGTCGATGACCGCGGCCATCTGCCGACGGTCCTGCCTGAACTGCAACAGGAGGTCGTTGATCGCTGTCGTTTCCGGGACGACCGGTATCTCGTGGGCGATATCGCCGGCAGTCGCGTCCTTGCTGCCTTCCTCGCCGGCCCGCAGCACGTCTTTGACATCGATGAACCCGACAATCTGACCGCTGTCGTCGGCGTCGACCACCGGATAGCGGGTGTGTCCTTCGTCGAGAACGACCGCCCGGATATCCGACATCGTTGCGTCGGCTGGGACACTCACAACGTCAGGTCGCGGGACCATGACCTCTCGAACGACCGTATCGTCGAGGTCGAACACGCGCTCGATCATGTCGACCTCCGCCGCGTCGATGTTCCCCTCTTCGCCGGACCGGGCCAGTACTCGGCGTATCTCGCGCTCGCCGAGCGTCTCGTCCGTTTCCGACGCTGGCGGGACTCCCAGCAATTGCGTAAAGGCGTTGGCCGAGCCGTTGAACACGACGATCCCGGGATAGAACAGGTAGTAAAACAGCTTCATCGGCGGCGCAAGCAACAGCGAGAGCCGCTCAGTCCGAGCAATCGCGAACGTCTTCGGCGCGAGTTCGCCGAAGACGACGTGGAGGAAGGTGATGATACTGAAGCCGATTGCGAACGCGACGACGTTGAGGAGAGTCTCGGGCAGTACCGGAGCGAGGACAGGTTCAAGCAGCGCTGCGACGGCGGGCTCACCGACCCACCCCAGTCCCAGCGAGGCAAGCGTAATCCCGAGCTGGGTCACCGCGAGGTAGTTATCCAGGTCCGCCATCACTGCCTGAAGCGAGCCTGCGCCGGCCCGGCCTTCGTCAGCGAGCTGTTCGACTGATGTGCCGCGAACGCGAACGAAGGCGAACTCGGCGGCGACGAAGAAGCCGTTCAGTCCCACGAGTACCAGCGCCACGAGGAGCTGCGCCGCCGAGAGCGCGAGGTTTACCATCGTACCCTCCGGGCGGAGCGCGTCGGTGTGTGCATACACACCCATCTCCGTCACCGTACTAAAATACTGGAATGTCCTCGCCCGTACCGCCATCGCTTCTCAGCGGTACGCGGCGCGAACAGTGTCTGCGATGACACCGGGCTCTCGGTAGTGCTTGCTCACCGGGGGCACCTCCTGGTCGAGGTCGAGCATCTCGTAGACGGCGGTCATCGCCGACCGGACGGAGTACTCGACGGTGAACACGACGTCCCGTGGCTGTTCGGCGTACTGCCCGAGGAACGCCAGGTTGTTCGACCCGTCTGGAACGACCTCGGGCCGGTCACCGGGTTCCCGGGGCTGGAAGTGCGCCGTGATGAACGGCATCATCGCCGGGATGCAGGTCACGTCGTCGAGTATCTCCGGGAGCCGTCCCTCGCACTGCAGGTGGTAACACAGCTCCTGAAGGATCTCGCGGCCGGTACATTCGGACATCGGTTTCTCCACGTAGTTCCCTTCCCGATCCGGGAACAGCGCGTAGCCCCAGAATACCTTCACGTCGTCCGGCTGGTTCGCGAAGTGTGGCTGGGCGGCGACGACTGTCGACAACAGCCAGTTCGACCCGAGGTAGGTGACGAGCCCGTTGCCCGGTTCCTCGTTGGTGAAATCGACGATGTGGTCGAACAGCTCGGTGTTGTGCAGAGTCACGGTGAACGACTCCCATTTCGTCTCCGTGACGTTGTCAGCGAACACCGACGGATTGCCGAACTGTGGGTTGTCCTCGGCGATGGACTTCCACAGCTCCCACGACGCCCCGGTTTCGTTCAGTTCGGGGGCCTCGTCCATCCCGCCGATGGACGAGCCGTCGGTCATCGACCCGTTCGTCATGAACACGAGGTCGGACGGCTCGACGGGGACCGTCTCGGTTCCGCTGTCGGTCTCACAGTAGAGCCGCTCGACGGTACGCCCTGTCCGCGACGGGACGATGTCCATATCGGTCACCTCGTGGCCGTACTCGAAGGAGACGCCCCTGTCTTCGAGCCAGCGTCGGAGCGGGAGGATCATCGAGTCGTACTGGTTGTACTTCGTCCGGTCGATACCCTCCATGGTGTGCAGGCGCGGGAACTCGTGGAGGAACCGGTACATATAGCGCCGGACCTCGGCGACGCTGTGCCACGGCTGGAACGCGAAGATGGTCGCCCAGACGTACCAGAAGTTCGTCTCCAGGAACGACTCGTCGAACCACTCCTCGATGCGCGTGTCTCCGAGTCGCGGTTCGGGCGTGAGGAGCAACCGAACTATCGACTGCCGGTGCTGACGCGTCAGTCCGTACTCGCCGGCGTCGATTCGTTCGCCCTCGTGCATTAGCCGTGTTTTCGCGTACGAGGGGTGCGCTTCGTTGAACTCGTCCATCACGGCTTTGACCGAGCGCGAATCGTCTTCGAGCGACGGAATCGTCTCGAAGAGGTCCCACGTACATTCGTACGCCGGGTAATTGAACATCCGACCGCCCCGGATCAGGTACGCCTCGTCCGGGTCGCCAGCGCCGTCCATCGCGCCACCGACGACGTCCAGCTTTTCGTAGACATGGATGTTTTCGCCGGGCATATTGCCGTCCCGGACGAGGAACGCCGCGCCAGCCAGGGAGGCAATACCGCCCCCGACGAAGTGTGCTTCGCGGTCAGTGACGTGTGGTTGCTGGTGGATGGTCATTTTGGGTCACCCTCATGTAGTGGTACGCAAGTCCCAGCCCTAACCGTTGCCAACATATGTACAGCAATTTATAAGAGAGTACATTTCGCCGAAATAGCCGCGCTCCGGCTAGCCGGCTGTCACTGTTCGGAGCTGGCAATCGTGTGGTCGATCAACTGGTCCGTGCCACGACGGAGGCGCTCCGAAATCGCGGACGTGGTCGCGTCGAGCTCCGCTGAAAGGTCTGTCAGGTCTGCCCCACGGGGGACGGCGAAATATCCCAGTCGATGGGCTGCCAGCAGCGCCTCTCGCTGCGGAGCGGTGAGTCCGTAGTCGTCGCCGCCGTGTTCTGTCTCACAGAGCCGGTGCGGGCGGAACGTGACACTGCTTGACTGACAGGTGTCCCGGAACGCTTCGAGGTCTGCCCGGTCGGCGAACTGCGTGCTCACCTTCCACCCGTGCTCGGTCACGAGCGCACCCATCGGATACGTCTGCCGGTCGACGAGCTGGGTGTACATTTCGACGAAGTCTGTATCGAGGACGACCCGATACCGGGACTCGACGATAGCCGAGTCCATGGCGACGAACTCCACGACCGATTCGTCGCCGAGCAATGCCGATTCAAGAGCGTCCGGCTCGACGCCCGTCGCGGAGAACACGAGTGCCGGCTCGTCGGTCGTGCCGGAGACGACGTTGTCGACGATTAGTCGGGTGTTCAGTTCGGCAGCAACCGCACACAGCGGCATATCTGCGGACTGCAACTCGAATTCACAGATGACGCTCATGTGTGTTGCTCAGCCGAACAAAATAAAGGCATACTGGTGATTCTCACGCGCCGAAACCGACCGGCGAGGTCGGGTCAGCGTTGCGGCCGACATATGTAGCAAAGCGCACCCGCGTCACGACCAACACACGTAGCGAACCGGTACCGGAAACTGTGTGTACAGGACCGCTCCGAGCGGCAGCCGGTGGCTGCTCCGGTGTCGATCAGCGGTCTCGGGATCGCTGGCTCTCGTCGACAGCGACGTCAAACTCGGACAGTAGCGTCTTGAGCTGTTCGGCCTGTCCGCTCAGCGACTTGATGCTGTCGTTAATCTCCGACATCGAGGCCGCCTGCTCCTCTGCGGCGGCGGACACGCTCTGTACCTCATCGGCAGTGGATTCACTGAGGTCAGCGACCTCCTCGGTCATCGACACCGCTTCTTCAGTGCTGGCGGCCTGGTCGTCGGTGGTGTCGCTGATCCCCTGAACGCCGGCGTCCGTCTTGTCGGCGTACTCAGATACTTCTGTGAACGCCGCCATGACTTCTTCGACCGCATCGATTCCTTCCTCCATCGATTCCTCAGCCACTCTGGCTTCGTCGACAGTTGTCTCCGTCTGTGACTGTACGTCTGTGATGAGTTGCTCGATCTCGGTCGCGGATGCCTGCGTTTCCCCGGCGAGTTCCTTGACCTCGTCGGCCACGACGGCAAACCCTTCGCCGTCTTTGTCGGCACGGGCAGCTTCGATGTTCGCGTTCAGCGCGAGCATATTCGTTTGCTCGGCGATATCAGCGATCAGCTCAACGATGGTGCTGATTTCCGCCATTTGCTCGTCTAACTGTTCAACGTTCTCGACAGTCGTGTCGATTGCCTCCTGTACCCTGCGCGAACTTTCGAGCGCGTCTCTGGCCGTGTCCTCGCCTTCTCGGGCGACGTCAGCGGTCTGATTCGAGTGGTCCGCAACCGAGTCAGCGGACGCAGCCACTTCTTCGATGGCTGCCGAAAGGTCAGTCATCTCTCCTGAGACTGTGTCCAGCATATCGCGTTGCTCGTCGGCAGCAGCCGCAATTTCTTGAACAGATTCGCTGACCTCGCCGCTCGCACGCTCGGCGTCAGCCGCCCCAACTTCAGCCTCCTCGCTCGCAGCTGTGACGGTATCGGCGAACTCCTGAATGTCGACGATAGTGCGTTCCCACTGTGCGAGCATATCGTTGAACGACGAGGCGATAGCCGCCATCGCCTCGTTGTCGGTCTCGCTTTCGGGCAGACGCCGGGTCAGGTCGCCGTCTGCACACGCTTCCATCACGTCGCTGTATACCTCTGCTTGCTGTTCGAGTTCCGCTGCAAGCGCTTCAGCTTCCTCCTTTGCCTGCTCAGCGCGCGCACGCTCTTCCTCCGCTTCCTGCTGAGCGTCTGTTGCTTGCTCACGGGCAGCTTCGGTTTCGTCGATTTTCGAGACGAGTGCATCGCGCATACTCCCGATAGACGTGAACAGCTGGCCGATCTCATCTCGGCGAGAGCTTGAAACGTCAACATTGTACTCGCCCTGCTCAATGGCGGTCGCGGCCGCGGAGAGTTGCTGTACGGATGTCGCCGTATTCCGTCCAATCGTTCCACCGATGACGACCACACCACCGAGCGCGACCAGGATGAACGCCAGGATATCAGTCCTGATCTGCTCGCTCAGTGCGAACGCGTTCGCCGCAGGTGTGTGCTTGATAACGACCCAGTTTGTTCCGGGGATGGTCGCGTACGCGGCGACATAGTCAGTGTCAAGCACTGCTTCCTTTGCTGGGGTATTGGTAAAGGTCCCCTGTTCAGTAGCTGTACTGATCTCGGGGATATCGGCCTGTGACTGATTTGGGATGTACGGCTGCCCGACAGCATCGGTACCGGCGTCGGAGAACAACACTTCAGTCGAACTTGAGGTCGGACGGACAACCTGCGTGAACGTCCCATCGATGCCAGCGCTGAACTGCTTGCTCAGGTCGCTGGCGTCGTACTCGACCACGAGTACGTGGGTGAAATCGGCGGCAACACTCATCGAACTGACCACCCGCTTCCCGTTTGTGTTCGTGTACGGGTTGGATGAAACCACTGTGTCGCGGCCGATGGACCGTGTTCGGTCGACCCACGGATGGTTGTCTGATGTGACGCGGGTTCCACGGAGCGTCTCGTCAGTACTCGCCACAACCCTTGCCTCCCCCGCTGTGCCGACGGTGGGGTCTGCAAGGTGGACAGCAACGACGCGGTCGGACTGTAGCTCGTCTGTGGCCAGTCTTTCCATGTAGGCCTGCTGGTCTTCGCGCGTCGTGTTGAAACCGAGCAGCGGATTGTTTGACGCGACAAGCACCGGCCGCTCGTTCCGCTCAACCCACTCGTTCAGCAGGCCAGACTCGGCGTTGACCTCCTGCTCAAGCTGTTGTGCTGTGTCGTCTTCGAGTGTGGCGGTTGCGTTCCCCTGCACCCAGAATCCGCCGGCCGCGATGAGTACCACAATTACGAGCAACGCAACAGCGAACTTGACGATGTACGACTGAAGTGGCAGTAACGCAATGGCTTTCGCTCGCTCCAGCCCTGTCGTGTCCGAGGCCGCTGACTCTGTCGCGTCTGCTGATTCGTCGTCACCGTCGCCTGAATGTGTTGTAGGTTCGTCCATACTGATTCAGATGAAGCCGTTGGCCTTGAGGTGCTCAACAACCGCCTGCTGGCTACCAACCTCGGTTGCGTGACTGTTCAGCTCTTGCATCGTTTTCGCGTCAGGAATGGCGTCCGGCATCTTGTTCAGTGCCGACACCACGGCGTCCGTTGCCACGTCCTCGTGCACAACACCGACCGGGTGGAAAAACGGCCAGAAGTTCTGGTCGTCATCAAGGTACACGATATCTTCAACAGTTGTGAGCCATGCGCTGGTGCTGTACCCAAAGCTGAGGTCGGCGTAGCCTTCGTCAACAGCCGTGCCAGCCGCCTGTGCCGATGCTGCCTCGATGAACTCCTGTTCTGCTTCCCAGCGCTCCACGTGCTCGGCCTCGAAACCATAGTAGTCAAGCAAGGCATCGAAGCCGTCACTGCGAGTCTTGAACCCGTCACCAAACGCCGGGCGGATGTCGTAGTTCCCGTCGTTGACATAGCCGGCGAGGTCACTGATTGTCTCGATACTGGTCCCTTCGATAGCGTCCTCGCGGATGAACACGGCCCACGTGTTCTGCCAGTCTGCGCGGTCGAGGATCCGAATCGGATGTTCCGATTCCATCTCGGACTTTAACGCGGTGTACTGCTCGTCTGGCGTCTCGAAGGTCGCTTCGTCGTGCTGGGGCGGGTGCGCAGCCCACAGCGACCCCATGTAATCGTAGTACGCGTGGATGTTGCCGGCCTGATAGGCCTCGGCGTGTGCAGCGTTCCCGCCGAAACCGGTTTCATCTACGAGACTCACACCCGTGTTGTTGGCGAGCAATTCGTAGGCGATGTACCCGAGATTCAACTGCTCTGTGTATCCTTTCGAACTGACAACGACTGACAGGGAACCGTCGGTTGCCCCGGCATCGTCGTCTCCACTTCCGGCTGTACTTGATTCGGCATCTCCGCCACTCGAACAGCCGCCCAGTGTGGCCGCTCCGCCCGCCGCGAGCATTCCAAGCACCCGTCGTCGGCTTCCAGTCCACGGCTGCTGTCTTTCATCTTCCATTGCTCAATCTGTAGCTAATGACAGTCAAAAGGCCGTTGCCGAGAATATCAACATTGATACTAGAACGATAAAACCGTGTATAATTTAGCTTCTGATCGTGAGAAATGTTCACAGAGGGGCTCTCTGTAGGAAGGGGATCACAGTGGCTGTCATTCTAGATACGTCTCATGTCGGTGGCAACTGAACTGTGGAGAAGAGCCTCTGCACTCACGACTTACGATCCATCCATAGTGGCTGTGTTTAGCGCGGCTATAGGTGCCGTTCGATCTGTAATCCGTTCACTCTCTTGCTACTCCTTTCGTATGTGCTCTAAGGTTTGAGTGAACAACATCACTGGCTCTGACCAAAGGTAGTGCGGCCGTCCTCTCTAGGTTCTGTGAGGACGTGCTGTGCAATATCAAGACGTATATCTTGCATTCACCCGTTTTTGTGAAAGACCTGCTGTGTGAATCTGGGTGGTTCCTTTTGGATGTGCAATTCGTACAGTTGCAAAGAGATGCCGAGCTTCACACTCATGCTTGCTCTGTGAGTATCTATATCTCTTGACAGTATGGCACATGGCTGGATAAGAAATATATAATCAGGTCTACAGATGCCAGCCGTGCCTGAGTTCCTTACTCCACCCCCTGTCGAACCCGGTGATCAGGTCGCGGTTGTTGCGCCGGCATCAAACGCACCCGAGTCCGCGCGGTTCATTTACGAACTCGGTCTTGAGCGAATGCGCGAGGGTTTCGACCTTGACCCAGTCGAGTATCCGACCGCGACGGCCGACCCGGAGTGGCTTGCGGACAATCCAGAGGCGCGCGCCGAAGAGGTCATGAACGCCTTCCGGGACCCAGACATCTCGGCCGTGATCGCTAATATCGGAGGCCACGACCAGATCACGATGCTCCCGTATCTTGATGGCGACGTACTCCGCGAGCACCCGACTCGATTCTACGGGTACTCAGACAACACGAATCTGGCTCTGTTTCTCTGGAACCACGGGATCGTCTCGTACTACGGCGGCTCCACCCTGCTCGAATACGCGATGGATGGCGAGATGTTTGACTACACCAAAGAGTACCTGCGGCGTGCGCTTTTTGAGGATTCTGTCGGCGAGTGGACCGAAGCGGACGTGTTTACTGATGAGTCCGGCAACTGGGAAGATCCGGAGTCAGTCAAAACCACGCGCGAAATCGAACAATCTGATGGCCGAATCTGGCGTGGTGGTGAAGAGACTGTCTCGGGTCGAATCTGGGGCGGCTGTTATGCAGTCCTCGTTGAGCAGTTCCTCGCCGACCGCTACCTGCCTGCTCCCGAGGCACTGAATGGCACTGTGCTTGCGTTGGAGACGAGCGAACTGATCCCCGACCCGGCTGTCGTCGGTGCGAACCTCCGGGCACTCGGCGAACGGGGTCTTCTCGAACGATTCGACGGTGTGCTTGTCGGACGCGCCTGTGCCCGCTCACACGCTGAAGAAAAACCGCGAGACTGGCGGGCGGAATATCGAGAGCGCCAGCGCGACACGATTGCTGACGTCCTCGAAACGTACAATCCGAACGCACCTGTTGTGTTCAATTGCGAGTTCGGACACACGTATCCGACGTGTCCCATTCCAATCGGCGGTGAGGTCGAAATAGAACCCGCAACTAAATCCATTCACCTTCCTTGATTTCACCGCAGGTTAGAATTCTGCCGGCCGCTCGCTTGTTACCAGTGGGGGCTTTGATAGCTTCTAGATACGAGATGACAACTGGGGGATGTGCTGTGCAAGACACAAGACGCGCCTTCAGCACGGATTATCGGTTCAATAGTTAGTGAAGTGTTTCGAGATATCGGATATTTCGGGAAATCTGAACCCAGTCATCCACCTCAAGAGTATTCTCTGCCTCTGACGGATCGAACAGGATTGTTCCGACACCAACGTCAAGAATGCCACGACTAGTATTGGTATCACGGTCGATTTCGGTCACCTGACCCTGAAAGACTGGTTGACTCTCACGATCAAATGTGACTCTACGTTCGCTCGCATCGAATTCAGCTACGTTTGCCAAGAAAACAAACAGCTCGATTGATAGGCTCATCCCCACGTGTTCTGAGGTGAGAAGTGCCCTATGATCGTAAATCTCGAAGTGTGTACTATCTGCAAGAGAAACGACTGCATCCTGTGTATAGACGGTCTCCTCATAGACTGCAGATGGATGAATTTCGTGAATCTCAAGTGAGAGTGAGGCAGAAATCATGATACTCTGATGACGTAAATGCGATTAAGATATTTGGATAATCTGGCCTATGAGGGACAAATAATCTTGCTTCGCTTAATCCCACTGCT includes:
- a CDS encoding Brp/Blh family beta-carotene 15,15'-dioxygenase: MPTTGLGSVWQRHRDTDRHPSLLLSRASLLVLAVTFGLLGAAEVRVPLRAQMVVYLVGMVALNLPHGGYEHFENLRRRRPSFRWRYVAVYLTAIGGFVGLFLAAPVAGLALALTVAMAKGGLGGLQVLEATSGTAHLQTRFQRGLAAAVRGGAVMLVPIVFWPQTFHAFSSLMVGLVEPGALSSYAGSFDTTRLVIGSGYGLALTAHIVLGYVRGGGRSWLVDAGESLLLAVFFASVPVLVAVGLYFPFWYSARQVARTASVETEPVGDERWDLLGGADPSTVALRAWVVLIVGALATFGVLVAVYWAFPNPLGTSDLLPGAVAFWSMFISIVALPHIVVGSLLDRDRGIWYVP
- the eis gene encoding enhanced intracellular survival protein Eis; this encodes MSELRPVPATDREACQRILQYAFAPETGPVMPDPDGDWPPSLFDQRGLYEGDTLRAVCKLYFLDTTVRGAATTVGGLGAVATPPEHRGQGLAADLCRHALSAYRESGVGLVTLWPFSTPFYHRLGWGTANTYRRFDLPPSALPDDDTAGQMVSLDADDWERLRRVETAAAAGTALSLRRSEAWWRERTLADWDDDGVPYCYGYERDGELQGYVVYTVADDANNTLSVSNFAAVDEEARRALFAFLGSHGAQIERVTLQLPPDADLLHRVDDPGAVDCTVEAGPMVRLTDVGHLERLDWPGGDLDCTLSVSDPLLDHNDGLFRLSVSGGTATVDPLPASDSEADVAVDIATLSQLTVGTHGVDAAARLAGLEILDDSVRDPLTDVFKPESVYLGEFF
- a CDS encoding hemolysin family protein, which codes for MGVYAHTDALRPEGTMVNLALSAAQLLVALVLVGLNGFFVAAEFAFVRVRGTSVEQLADEGRAGAGSLQAVMADLDNYLAVTQLGITLASLGLGWVGEPAVAALLEPVLAPVLPETLLNVVAFAIGFSIITFLHVVFGELAPKTFAIARTERLSLLLAPPMKLFYYLFYPGIVVFNGSANAFTQLLGVPPASETDETLGEREIRRVLARSGEEGNIDAAEVDMIERVFDLDDTVVREVMVPRPDVVSVPADATMSDIRAVVLDEGHTRYPVVDADDSGQIVGFIDVKDVLRAGEEGSKDATAGDIAHEIPVVPETTAINDLLLQFRQDRRQMAAVIDEWGSLEGIATIEDVVEAVVGDLRDEFDVDGREHAIRKQSDGSYDADGGVPLSTAGEALGVDLDRDAVETIGGLVLSQLDRAPEVGDTAEAAGHVFEVTSVDGTRISTVEISKGDADDSLSAE
- a CDS encoding oleate hydratase, translated to MTIHQQPHVTDREAHFVGGGIASLAGAAFLVRDGNMPGENIHVYEKLDVVGGAMDGAGDPDEAYLIRGGRMFNYPAYECTWDLFETIPSLEDDSRSVKAVMDEFNEAHPSYAKTRLMHEGERIDAGEYGLTRQHRQSIVRLLLTPEPRLGDTRIEEWFDESFLETNFWYVWATIFAFQPWHSVAEVRRYMYRFLHEFPRLHTMEGIDRTKYNQYDSMILPLRRWLEDRGVSFEYGHEVTDMDIVPSRTGRTVERLYCETDSGTETVPVEPSDLVFMTNGSMTDGSSIGGMDEAPELNETGASWELWKSIAEDNPQFGNPSVFADNVTETKWESFTVTLHNTELFDHIVDFTNEEPGNGLVTYLGSNWLLSTVVAAQPHFANQPDDVKVFWGYALFPDREGNYVEKPMSECTGREILQELCYHLQCEGRLPEILDDVTCIPAMMPFITAHFQPREPGDRPEVVPDGSNNLAFLGQYAEQPRDVVFTVEYSVRSAMTAVYEMLDLDQEVPPVSKHYREPGVIADTVRAAYR
- a CDS encoding helix-turn-helix domain-containing protein, which codes for MSVICEFELQSADMPLCAVAAELNTRLIVDNVVSGTTDEPALVFSATGVEPDALESALLGDESVVEFVAMDSAIVESRYRVVLDTDFVEMYTQLVDRQTYPMGALVTEHGWKVSTQFADRADLEAFRDTCQSSSVTFRPHRLCETEHGGDDYGLTAPQREALLAAHRLGYFAVPRGADLTDLSAELDATTSAISERLRRGTDQLIDHTIASSEQ
- a CDS encoding methyl-accepting chemotaxis protein — its product is MDEPTTHSGDGDDESADATESAASDTTGLERAKAIALLPLQSYIVKFAVALLVIVVLIAAGGFWVQGNATATLEDDTAQQLEQEVNAESGLLNEWVERNERPVLVASNNPLLGFNTTREDQQAYMERLATDELQSDRVVAVHLADPTVGTAGEARVVASTDETLRGTRVTSDNHPWVDRTRSIGRDTVVSSNPYTNTNGKRVVSSMSVAADFTHVLVVEYDASDLSKQFSAGIDGTFTQVVRPTSSSTEVLFSDAGTDAVGQPYIPNQSQADIPEISTATEQGTFTNTPAKEAVLDTDYVAAYATIPGTNWVVIKHTPAANAFALSEQIRTDILAFILVALGGVVVIGGTIGRNTATSVQQLSAAATAIEQGEYNVDVSSSRRDEIGQLFTSIGSMRDALVSKIDETEAAREQATDAQQEAEEERARAEQAKEEAEALAAELEQQAEVYSDVMEACADGDLTRRLPESETDNEAMAAIASSFNDMLAQWERTIVDIQEFADTVTAASEEAEVGAADAERASGEVSESVQEIAAAADEQRDMLDTVSGEMTDLSAAIEEVAASADSVADHSNQTADVAREGEDTARDALESSRRVQEAIDTTVENVEQLDEQMAEISTIVELIADIAEQTNMLALNANIEAARADKDGEGFAVVADEVKELAGETQASATEIEQLITDVQSQTETTVDEARVAEESMEEGIDAVEEVMAAFTEVSEYADKTDAGVQGISDTTDDQAASTEEAVSMTEEVADLSESTADEVQSVSAAAEEQAASMSEINDSIKSLSGQAEQLKTLLSEFDVAVDESQRSRDR
- a CDS encoding glycine betaine ABC transporter substrate-binding protein, yielding MEDERQQPWTGSRRRVLGMLAAGGAATLGGCSSGGDAESSTAGSGDDDAGATDGSLSVVVSSKGYTEQLNLGYIAYELLANNTGVSLVDETGFGGNAAHAEAYQAGNIHAYYDYMGSLWAAHPPQHDEATFETPDEQYTALKSEMESEHPIRILDRADWQNTWAVFIREDAIEGTSIETISDLAGYVNDGNYDIRPAFGDGFKTRSDGFDALLDYYGFEAEHVERWEAEQEFIEAASAQAAGTAVDEGYADLSFGYSTSAWLTTVEDIVYLDDDQNFWPFFHPVGVVHEDVATDAVVSALNKMPDAIPDAKTMQELNSHATEVGSQQAVVEHLKANGFI
- a CDS encoding S66 peptidase family protein, giving the protein MPAVPEFLTPPPVEPGDQVAVVAPASNAPESARFIYELGLERMREGFDLDPVEYPTATADPEWLADNPEARAEEVMNAFRDPDISAVIANIGGHDQITMLPYLDGDVLREHPTRFYGYSDNTNLALFLWNHGIVSYYGGSTLLEYAMDGEMFDYTKEYLRRALFEDSVGEWTEADVFTDESGNWEDPESVKTTREIEQSDGRIWRGGEETVSGRIWGGCYAVLVEQFLADRYLPAPEALNGTVLALETSELIPDPAVVGANLRALGERGLLERFDGVLVGRACARSHAEEKPRDWRAEYRERQRDTIADVLETYNPNAPVVFNCEFGHTYPTCPIPIGGEVEIEPATKSIHLP